The Chanos chanos chromosome 6, fChaCha1.1, whole genome shotgun sequence genome includes a region encoding these proteins:
- the LOC115815363 gene encoding uncharacterized protein C20orf96 — protein MNGLPDYVAHSLREDFKTSDYSEWERHRRSKVSKQTKREPVPWASAPPYRRVDPNSSCEPTTEQEDTVLIKSGRQNVEDLKKRCAFLQEMNLLLAREIQEIDRTSASESRKCLIQHEKLGSSFTAFNRWNSYEISQAEAELKDKAETAEREIDGLRKQLRYLKLELSNAQAELHTLKTYKDKEYPVKALKIADMKREVDKLKQTQQDECEEVNLVCQREMVNLEKHFEEKQREVLSAIAKQSLSGIPPFVKRTASHNHTMKREIEMHKKEIKELEERNRVLYREVQELKLLRTNIQKEIFQDVFPKADKCTPDMDITLSIPQREWLPI, from the exons ATGAATGGACTGCCAGACTATGTTGCTCACTCTCTGAGAGAAGATTTCAAAACGTCG GATTACAGCGAATGGGAACGACATAGGAGGTCAAAGGTCTcgaaacaaaccaaaagagaACCTGTGCCCTGGGCATCTGCACCTCCATATCGAAGAGTGGATCCAAATTCCTCTTGTGAGCCAACCACCGAACAAGAGGACACT GTCCTCATCAAGTCAGGGAGACAAAATGTTGAAGACCTGAAGAAACGCTGTGCTTTTCTTCAAGAGATGAATTTACTCTTGGCAAGGGAGATTCAAGAGATAGACAGAACATCTGCATCCGAATCAAGAAAATGCCTCATTCAGCATGAGAAACTGGGG agtTCCTTCACTGCTTTCAACAGATGGAATAGTTACGAGATCAGCCAAGCCGAAGCTGAACTAAAGGACAAAgcagaaacagcagagagagaaattgatg GTCTTCGTAAGCAGCTGAGGTATCTGAAATTGGAGCTGTCAAATGCCCAGGCAGAGCTCCACACTCTTAAGACGTACAAAGACAAGGAGTACCCAGTGAAAGCCCTAAAAATCGCTGACATGAAGAGAGAGGTCGACAAGCTGAAGCAAACCCAGCAG GACGAGTGTGAGGAGGTAAATCTagtatgtcagagagagatggtaaaTCTGGAGAAACACTTTGAGGAAAAGCAGAGGGAAGTACTGTCTGCTATTGCAAAG CAAAGTCTGTCTGGTATCCCCCCTTTTGTGAAACGGACGGCCTCACATAACCACACAATGAAGAGAGAAATTGAGATGCACAAAAAG GAAATAaaagagctggaggagaggaacagagtaCTATACAGAGAAGTTCAGGAACTGAAGCTGTTAAGGACAAATATTCAAAAAGAAATCTTTCAAGATGTTTTTCCCAAGGCAGATAA GTGTACTCCAGATATGGATATCACACTCAGTATTCCACAACGGGAGTGGCTTCCTATATAG